From the genome of Nasonia vitripennis strain AsymCx chromosome 1, Nvit_psr_1.1, whole genome shotgun sequence, one region includes:
- the Or229 gene encoding odorant receptor 229 isoform X1, with protein MLIEKKIESFTFLSISSSHLTFLRMAAFLPLDNRSFHHPYSRLLQLYGHICIFIYNTMWTGYGYRMISRREFEIDYICEQMVVEGVCLRYIVLCAKREQLCALVESCKRLWSYLRSGEDVIVRQFERKAYFFRNFMLINSILVVMLFIGTACFVRLPPLEVIGTERKVLPFRFYVDVQEDPMFSAVYALQAVVCTTISFVIASIETVSLYLIMMACGYLRSLRNRLLSLAENEDDAILAGETSFRLVVGCAHFHQQIMIFCEEVDRMTRTLFLFACFCTIYNMSITGIKLLENDENKFKFGAILSLNLFQFFTCQWAPEFLIIESEAIGKAAYFASLQPMASSHRERINRILYFIMMRAQKPIQLTAGGFIKLSIQTFDGKERILFLCGAAKL; from the exons ATGTTGATCGAAAAGAAGATCGAGAGCTTCACCTTCCTGTCCATCTCCTCGTCGCACTTGACCTTCCTGCGGATGGCTGCGTTCTTGCCACTGGATAACCGAAGCTTTCATCATCCCTACAGTCGTCTGCTCCAGCTCTATGGCCACATCTGCATATTCATCTACAACACGATGTGGACAGGCTACGGGTACCGTATGATAAGTCGTCGCGAGTTCGAGATCGACTACATCTGCGAGCAGATGGTCGTCGAGGGTGTCTGTCTGCGGTACATCGTGCTGTGCGCCAAACGCGAGCAGCTCTGCGCCCTCGTCGAGTCCTGCAAGAGACTCTGGAGCTACCTCAGATCTGGTGAGGACGTTATCGTGCGACAGTTCGAACGCAAGgcttactttttcaggaactTCATGTTGATCAACTCGATACTTGTCGTCATGCTGTTTATCGGGACGGCCTGTTTTGTCAGACTGCCACCACTGGAAGTCATCGGCACCGAGAGAAAGGTCTTGCCGTTCAGGTTCTACGTGGACGTCCAGGAGGATCCGATGTTCAGTGCCGTGTACGCACTGCAGGCTGTGGTGTGCACGACGATATCCTTCGTCATCGCCAGCATAGAAACGGTCTCGCTGTATCTGATCATGATGGCCTGTGGATATCTGCGATCGCTCAGGAACCGGTTGTTGAGTCTCGCAGAAAATGAGGATGACGCGATCCTGGCTGGTGAGACGAGTTTCAGGCTCGTCGTCGGATGCGCGCATTTTCATCAACAGATCATGAT TTTCTGCGAGGAGGTGGACCGGATGACGCGGACGCTTTTTCTCTTCGCCTGTTTCTGTACTATCTACAACATGTCCATCACGGGTATCAAGCTTCTAGAG AACGACGAAAACAAATTCAAATTCGGGGCGATACTGTCCCTCAATCTCTTTCAATTCTTCACCTGCCAGTGGGCTCCCGAGTTCCTCATCATAGAA AGCGAAGCTATAGGAAAAGCCGCCTACTTCGCGAGCTTGCAACCAATGGCGTCGAGTCACCGAGAAAGGATCAATCGGATACTGTACTTCATTATGATGAGAGCCCAGAAACCGATTCAACTGACCGCCGGTGGGTTTATCAAACTCTCCATTCAGACTTTCG ATGGTAAAGAGCGCATTCTCTTTCTTTGCGGTGCTGCGAAGCTTTAG
- the Or229 gene encoding odorant receptor 229, producing MLIEKKIESFTFLSISSSHLTFLRMAAFLPLDNRSFHHPYSRLLQLYGHICIFIYNTMWTGYGYRMISRREFEIDYICEQMVVEGVCLRYIVLCAKREQLCALVESCKRLWSYLRSGEDVIVRQFERKAYFFRNFMLINSILVVMLFIGTACFVRLPPLEVIGTERKVLPFRFYVDVQEDPMFSAVYALQAVVCTTISFVIASIETVSLYLIMMACGYLRSLRNRLLSLAENEDDAILAGETSFRLVVGCAHFHQQIMIFCEEVDRMTRTLFLFACFCTIYNMSITGIKLLENDENKFKFGAILSLNLFQFFTCQWAPEFLIIESEAIGKAAYFASLQPMASSHRERINRILYFIMMRAQKPIQLTAGGFIKLSIQTFGAMVKSAFSFFAVLRSFSST from the exons ATGTTGATCGAAAAGAAGATCGAGAGCTTCACCTTCCTGTCCATCTCCTCGTCGCACTTGACCTTCCTGCGGATGGCTGCGTTCTTGCCACTGGATAACCGAAGCTTTCATCATCCCTACAGTCGTCTGCTCCAGCTCTATGGCCACATCTGCATATTCATCTACAACACGATGTGGACAGGCTACGGGTACCGTATGATAAGTCGTCGCGAGTTCGAGATCGACTACATCTGCGAGCAGATGGTCGTCGAGGGTGTCTGTCTGCGGTACATCGTGCTGTGCGCCAAACGCGAGCAGCTCTGCGCCCTCGTCGAGTCCTGCAAGAGACTCTGGAGCTACCTCAGATCTGGTGAGGACGTTATCGTGCGACAGTTCGAACGCAAGgcttactttttcaggaactTCATGTTGATCAACTCGATACTTGTCGTCATGCTGTTTATCGGGACGGCCTGTTTTGTCAGACTGCCACCACTGGAAGTCATCGGCACCGAGAGAAAGGTCTTGCCGTTCAGGTTCTACGTGGACGTCCAGGAGGATCCGATGTTCAGTGCCGTGTACGCACTGCAGGCTGTGGTGTGCACGACGATATCCTTCGTCATCGCCAGCATAGAAACGGTCTCGCTGTATCTGATCATGATGGCCTGTGGATATCTGCGATCGCTCAGGAACCGGTTGTTGAGTCTCGCAGAAAATGAGGATGACGCGATCCTGGCTGGTGAGACGAGTTTCAGGCTCGTCGTCGGATGCGCGCATTTTCATCAACAGATCATGAT TTTCTGCGAGGAGGTGGACCGGATGACGCGGACGCTTTTTCTCTTCGCCTGTTTCTGTACTATCTACAACATGTCCATCACGGGTATCAAGCTTCTAGAG AACGACGAAAACAAATTCAAATTCGGGGCGATACTGTCCCTCAATCTCTTTCAATTCTTCACCTGCCAGTGGGCTCCCGAGTTCCTCATCATAGAA AGCGAAGCTATAGGAAAAGCCGCCTACTTCGCGAGCTTGCAACCAATGGCGTCGAGTCACCGAGAAAGGATCAATCGGATACTGTACTTCATTATGATGAGAGCCCAGAAACCGATTCAACTGACCGCCGGTGGGTTTATCAAACTCTCCATTCAGACTTTCGGTGCG ATGGTAAAGAGCGCATTCTCTTTCTTTGCGGTGCTGCGAAGCTTTAGCAGTACTTGA
- the LOC100678638 gene encoding uncharacterized protein LOC100678638, translating to MFPKHFLTLCGFVLFVAIVSGVSARSAEESEVPQNEVSHGAEEDNPLLAAAVRILARAFAWAAKHCLEQAANACKQHWKHPGELVKCGGHWLAANKGRCVVG from the exons ATGTTCCCGAAACACTTTTTGACCCTCTGTGGCTTCGTGCTGTTCGTCGCCATCGTCAGCGGAGTGAGCGCACGCTCCGCCGAGGAGTCAGAGGTTCCCCAGAACGAAGTTTCACACGGCGCCGAGGAGGACAACCCC CTTCTGGCAGCCGCCGTCCGAATCCTAGCCCGTGCTTTTGCGTGGGCCGCCAAACACTGCCTCGAACAAGCCGCCAATGCCTGCAAACAGCACTGGAAGCACCCAGGAGAGCTCGTCAAGTGCGGA GGCCACTGGTTGGCAGCAAACAAGGGACGTTGCGTCGTCGGTTGA